In Sphingobium sp. B2D3C, a genomic segment contains:
- a CDS encoding YnbE family lipoprotein has product MRHRRWISRATRLGLGLALAGAAGGCIQVRAPEKPIEINLNVKIQQEVVVRLQQDAKDLIENNPELFPK; this is encoded by the coding sequence ATGAGGCACCGACGATGGATATCGCGCGCAACGCGACTTGGCTTGGGGCTGGCGCTTGCCGGAGCGGCAGGCGGCTGCATTCAGGTGCGCGCGCCCGAAAAGCCGATCGAGATCAATCTCAACGTGAAGATTCAGCAGGAAGTGGTGGTGCGCCTTCAGCAGGACGCCAAGGACCTCATCGAGAACAATCCGGAGCTTTTCCCGAAATGA
- a CDS encoding YdbL family protein: MHSIRAAALAAVFGLGVVGAAPAIAQDAVVSAAKSAGTVGEQSDGYLGVNGSVSSDVRAAVDALNIKRRAAYTDLAAKRGVTVQDMAAVTGCQTLAGRVSEGQIYRIGSGPWQTKGAGPIALPDYCATATR; this comes from the coding sequence ATGCACAGCATTCGCGCCGCAGCGCTTGCGGCAGTTTTCGGTCTCGGCGTCGTCGGAGCGGCTCCGGCTATCGCGCAGGACGCGGTGGTGAGTGCCGCCAAGTCGGCCGGCACGGTCGGCGAGCAGTCGGATGGCTATCTGGGCGTCAACGGCTCGGTGAGCAGCGATGTGCGCGCCGCCGTGGATGCGCTCAACATCAAGCGCCGCGCGGCTTACACCGATCTGGCGGCCAAGCGTGGCGTGACCGTACAGGACATGGCGGCCGTGACCGGTTGTCAGACGCTGGCCGGGCGCGTTTCGGAAGGGCAGATCTACCGGATCGGCAGTGGTCCATGGCAGACCAAAGGGGCCGGACCCATTGCGCTGCCGGATTATTGCGCCACCGCCACACGTTGA
- a CDS encoding F0F1 ATP synthase subunit A, which translates to MAEPGKIDPMHQFAIEPLFGTEQWSLGGYNIAFTNSALWMVITVVVLWGFMLLGMKRDLVPGRWQAAVESMTGFIAKLTDDNIGKGGRKYVPYIFSLFMFILFANLLGLLPIGIFGLHPFTFTSHFTVTGVLAILSFSIVLIVGFWKHGLKFFSLFVPHGTPLWLIWLIPIIEFVSFMVRPFSLGLRLFVAMIAGHILLKVLAGFVINASAAGVAPGLGVGIPSFALMVGISALEILVAGIQAYVFALLTSLYIHDAEHLH; encoded by the coding sequence GTGGCAGAACCCGGCAAGATCGATCCTATGCACCAGTTCGCCATCGAGCCGCTGTTCGGTACCGAACAGTGGAGCCTCGGTGGTTACAACATTGCGTTCACCAACAGCGCGCTGTGGATGGTGATCACGGTCGTCGTTCTGTGGGGCTTCATGCTGCTCGGCATGAAGCGCGATCTGGTGCCGGGGCGCTGGCAGGCGGCTGTAGAGTCGATGACCGGCTTCATCGCGAAGCTGACCGATGACAATATCGGCAAGGGGGGGCGCAAATATGTGCCCTATATCTTCTCGCTGTTCATGTTCATCCTCTTCGCCAACCTGCTTGGCCTGCTGCCCATCGGCATTTTCGGCCTGCATCCCTTCACCTTCACGAGCCACTTCACGGTCACCGGCGTTCTGGCGATCCTGAGCTTCTCGATCGTGCTGATCGTCGGCTTCTGGAAGCATGGCCTCAAGTTCTTCTCGCTGTTCGTGCCTCATGGCACGCCGCTGTGGCTGATCTGGCTGATCCCCATCATCGAGTTCGTCTCGTTCATGGTGCGTCCCTTCTCGCTGGGCCTGCGACTGTTCGTCGCGATGATCGCCGGTCACATTCTGCTCAAGGTGCTTGCCGGCTTCGTGATCAACGCTTCGGCTGCTGGCGTGGCGCCCGGCCTTGGCGTCGGCATCCCAAGCTTTGCCCTGATGGTCGGCATCTCCGCGCTGGAGATCCTGGTCGCTGGCATCCAGGCCTATGTTTTCGCACTGCTCACGTCGCTTTACATCCACGACGCCGAGCATCTGCACTGA
- a CDS encoding F0F1 ATP synthase subunit C, with product MDAEAAKLIGAGLAAIGAGVAALGVGNVFGSFLESALRNPGAADGQQGRLFIGFAAAELLGLLAFVVAMILIFVA from the coding sequence ATGGACGCAGAAGCCGCAAAGCTGATCGGTGCCGGTCTGGCTGCTATCGGTGCCGGCGTGGCCGCGCTCGGCGTGGGTAACGTCTTCGGCTCGTTCCTTGAGAGCGCGCTGCGCAATCCGGGCGCTGCCGACGGCCAGCAGGGCCGTCTGTTCATCGGCTTCGCCGCCGCAGAGCTTCTCGGCCTGCTGGCGTTCGTCGTCGCGATGATCCTGATCTTCGTCGCCTGA
- a CDS encoding AtpZ/AtpI family protein → MTETEPGRDPIAEDERIKSLSERLGRAEAVEKVRTGADREVGGDKNYRLGNRVLAELIGGLVGGALIGWVLDRFIGTSPWLLLVFLFLGIIVAFRNIWKISMKRPEK, encoded by the coding sequence ATGACAGAGACCGAACCTGGGCGAGACCCGATTGCCGAAGATGAACGCATCAAGTCGCTCAGCGAGCGGTTGGGACGTGCCGAGGCAGTCGAAAAGGTCAGGACCGGAGCGGACCGGGAAGTTGGCGGCGATAAGAATTATCGCCTCGGCAACCGGGTTCTTGCGGAGCTGATCGGCGGTCTTGTCGGCGGGGCGCTGATTGGATGGGTCCTGGACCGGTTCATCGGCACATCGCCCTGGCTCCTGCTGGTTTTCCTCTTTCTGGGGATCATCGTAGCCTTCAGGAATATTTGGAAGATTTCGATGAAGCGTCCTGAGAAGTAA